CCGTTTTTATGCTATTGCTGCTTATAGTAGTTGCGGCATGGGGTTACAATCAATATATGCAGAAGGTTTCATATCACAGGTATTTACAGGCGCAATATGACAGGTCCTTTTACCAACTTGTAGACAATGTTGAAAATATTGAAACATCAACAGGGAAATTGATGGTTTCATCACAAAATAATACTGCAGTGCCTATTTTAAGTGATATATGGAGACAGTCTTTTTCCGGGCAGGAGCATTTAAACCAGCTTCCCATAGGGCAGCCGGAGATAGACAATACATCAAAATTTCTTGTACAGATTGGCGATTACACTTACAGCTTGACAAAGAAGGTTGCAGATGGTGAAAAATTATCCAAGGATGACCTTAATACACTTGCAGAATTACATAATTATGCGGTATATCTTGGGAAAAATTTACAGGATTTAAGAAAGAAAATACAAGGAGGATACGAGCTTGGCAATCTGAGTAAAAAAGGAAGCAAGAAAATGGCGGAAATTAATAATAAAATACTTGATGTTAAAATGAATACCGTAAATCAGCAGATGTCAAATTACCCTACGTTAATTTATGATGGACCATTTTCTGAAAGTCAAGCAAAATTAACCCCTAAAGGAATAACCGGCTTTGATGTTTCATACGATCATGCGGTATCAATTGCAAGGAAATTTTTAGATAAACCTATAGAGAAGGCAATTAAGTATAGTCCCAATAATGGAAAAATAAATGCATATGGAGTGGAACTTAAGACAAGCAATAAAATGCCATCAATATATTTAAATGTCAGTAAAAAAGGCGGACATGTATTATGGATGATGGACCAGCGTGCCATATCAAAGGTTAATATTTCTAAGGCACAAGCAATAAATTATGCACAAAAATTTCTAAAAAAACATGGTTTCAAAAATATGGAAAACACATATTCTATTAAAGCAAATGGTACGGAACAGTTTAATTTTACACCTGTTGTAGAAGGTATTCGTATATATCCGGACATAGTAAAGGTTAAAGTTGCTCTTGACAATGGAGATATAGTAGGGTTTGATGCAACACCTTATTACATGTCACATACAGAGAGGAAACTTGAAAAACCAAAACTAAAAGAAAATGAAGCACAGGAGAAGGTAAGCAAGAATTTAAAAGTGGAAACCTCAAGACTCTGCCTTATTCCGCTGGAATCAGGCAAGGAAGTATTAGCATATGAATTCAAAGGAACATATGGCGGGGATATGTTCTATGTATATATAAACGCATTAAATGGAAGGGAAGAGAAAATATTAAAAGTAATCAAAACCGACCAGGGCAATCTTACAATGTAATACCACCTTTTCTCAGAATTGCTTTATAATAAAAGGAATAAAAATTTATTTTCTTAAGCAAAATAATAATGGGCCCAAAAGGAGGAATTGATATGAGTAGACGTCATAATCTCATGTCTGAGGAGCTTAAGGCTGAATTAGCGAAAGAGTTGGGCGTTTACGATACAGTAAAGACCGAAGGTTGGGGTAGTGTATCATCTCGTAACTGCGGTAATCTCGTAAGGCTTGCCATAGAGAAAGCAGAGAAAAGCATGGTACAGAACAAAAAATCATAGGTCTCCTCTTAAGATATGCCCAAATAGCCGGAAAAGAAGATTCTTTTCCGGCTTATTTTAAATTAACCATTTTTATTTATAGCATTATTAAGAGCTATAAGTAAATCTTCTAAATTTACGTTATATTTTCGAGCAGCCTGCTCGATACTCATATAAAGAGAGCTGCCTCATGCATAATAATTTATCCCCATATTCCTTAATACATATGCGGTGTCTGGATATTTCCTCAGCATATCAAACAACATCGTATTTTTATTAATCACATTGATACCCTCCCCTCGTTTTTGGGATATAACCTATTATATTATATTTTCTAATAATACTCAATATTTATTTTAAATATTTTATCTACTTTTTGCATATCTTCAAAAATGTAATAAATGATATAATACTTATAAAAGGTAATATACTAATAGGGAGAATTTTAAAAAACACATATATAAATTTAAAAAGTAAAAAGGGGATATTACATTGTATAATCTTGAGGATATTAATATAATAAATACAAAAAATATATATTATAACCTTTCTGTATCAAGGCTAATTGAAGAAATTATCAGAAGAAATGAAGGGATACTTGTAGATAATGGTGCGATAAATATTAATACAGGGAAATATACAGGACGCTCGCCTAAGGATAAATTCATTGTTGATGAACCTGAGGTGCATAACGAAATATGGTGGGAAAATAATGAGGCTATATCAATAGAAAATTTTGAAAAGTTGTATAACAGGGTTACAGCATATCTGCAAAATCGCGATTTATTTATTTTTGACGGATTTGTCGGAGCAGACCCTTCTTACAGGTTGCCTATACGGCTTATTAATGAATATGCATATCAGAATCTCTTTGGGCATCAGTTATTTATACGTCCTACAGATGAAGAATTAAAAACGCATAAAGCAGAATTTACAATAATTACTGTTCCGGGTTTTAATACGATACCGGGTCTGGATGGGGTTAATTCTGAAGCATTTATAGTTATAAGCTTTACAAAAAAAATTATAATTATTGGAAGTACGCAATATGCCGGTGAAATAAAAAAATCAGTATTCTCAGTTATGAATTATCTGATGGTTAAACATGGTATCATGCCTATGCACTGTTCCGCCAATGTTGGAAAAGATAAGGATACTGCTCTCTTTTTTGGTCTATCTGGTACAGGAAAGACAACATTATCCGCAGATTCTGAAAGATTCTTAATTGGCGATGATGAGCATGGTTGGTCGGATAATGGAATATTCAACTTTGAAGGCGGATGCTATGCAAAGTGTATAAATCTTTCAAAAGAAAAAGAACCGCAAATATGGAATGCAATAAAATTTGGTACAATTTTGGAAAATGTTGTTTATGACGATAATACCAGAAAATTAGATTACAGCAGCAAAGCAATTACAGAAAATACAAGAGCGGCTTATCCGATAGATTATATACCGGGTGCTGTACTCTCCGGCATAGGTGGACATCCGAAGACGATTGTTTTTCTCACAGCAGATGCTTTTGGTGTATTGCCTCCAATATCGAGATTATCAAAAGAACAAGCTATGTATTATTTTATATCAGGCTATACCAGCAAATTGGCAGGAACGGAAAGAGGAATAACAATTCCAGAAGCGACATTTTCAGCATGTTTTGCCGCACCGTTCCTTCCCCTTCATCCAATGGTTTATGCAAAATTACTTGGTGAAAAAATTGATAAATATAATTCAAAGGTATATCTTATAAATACAGGATGGTCAGGAGGACCGTACGGCATAGGTAAGCGTATAGACTTGGCATACACAAGGTCAATGGTAAGTGCTGCACTGAGAGGTGACCTGAACAATGTCAAATATATCAAAGACCCTGTATTTAATCTGTCAATACCAAAATCATGCCCGAATGTACCATATGAAATTCTAAATCCGATAAATACATGGAAAGATAAAGAGGCTTATAATCTTCAGGCAAAAAATCTTGCAAGGAAATTTTTCGAAAATATTAACAGTTATAATATTATACCAGAAGAAATAAAAAATGCAGGTCCTAAAGCATGAAGGTTGTTAAAATAAATACAGAATGGAGCAATCAATATGGATAGGTTTGATTATCTAAGAAAGATACCTTGCTAATTACGTTATAACCTTATGTGGTGATGCAAGAGATAAATGTCCTGCACTGCCTTCATCAATCCAAAGCATGCATTGGGACCTTGATGACCCGGCAAGAGCAACGGGAACAGAAGAAGAAGTCTTAAATAAATTCCGTAAAACAAGAGATATTATTGGAGAAAACGTAAAAAAGTTAATAGAAGATATAAAAAATCATAGAACAAATTAGGGGGAAAAAATATGGTTGGTGCTGTGTGATTTAAGCATCAGCCATTTTTTATATACTCATAAAAGTTATAAAAAAAATGTTTGTGGACATATTAAATATGAGGTGATTTTATGCGCTCAATGTGGAAAGGTGCAATAAGTTTTGGACTTGTAAGTATCCCGATAAAATTGTATACAGCAACAGAAGACCATACGATACATTTTAGACAGCTTCATAGAGACTGTAAGTCGCCAATAAAATATGAAAAAATATGCCCTATATGCAACAGGTCTGTTTCTGATGACGAAATAGTACGAGGGTATGAATATGAGCCCGGCAAATTCGTAATTATAGATGATGAAGACTTAGAGAGAATACCCATGTCAACAGTTAAAAGCATTGACATAGTAGATTTTACCGATATGGGGCAGATAGATCCTATATATTATGATAAAACATATTTTATAGTGCCGGAAGACATTGGAACTAAGCCATATATTCTTTTGATAGATTCAATGAAAGCCACAAACCGTGTTGCGATAGCAAAGGTTGTAATAAGGTCAAAGCAGGACCTTGCATGTATAAGAGTATATAATGAAAAATACATGGTTATGGAAACAATGCATTTTCCTGATGAAATAAAAAGTACAACGCAGCTTCCTCCTTTAAGAGAAGTCAGCTTACATGAGGATGAAATGAAAATGGCAAAACAGCTGATTGATACACTTACATCTGAATTTAAACCTGAAAAGTATGATGATAATTATAGAAAATCACTTATTGAAATTATTGAGTCAAAGATACAGAATAGGAATGTAGAAATCCACGAAAAAGCACCTGCAGCTGATAATGTTCTTGACTTAGTAAGCGCTTTAAAAGCGAGTATTGAATCGGTAAAAAATGAAAATGAAGAAAAACCAAAAAGAGGCCGCAAAAGAAAAGGTGCATAAAAAGAAGGAGAAAATACTATGTCAATGATGGATGAAAGAATATCCCCTATGCTGGCATCATCTGGTGAACCATTTGAAAATCCTGATTGGATATATGAAATAAAGTGGGACGGCTCCAGAACAATCGCTTTTCTTTCAGATAAAACGCGCCTTCAGGATAGAAGGCTTGTTGATATAACTTATCAATTTCCTGATCTATCATTACTTCACAAACATATAAAAGCAAGAGAAGCAATACTTGACGGTGAGCTTATTGTTTTAAAAAACGGGAAACCCAGCTATAAAAGCATTATGTCAAGAAAATATCAGCAAAATTTAATAAAAATAAATCTTTTAAGCAAAACAATGCCCGCTGTTTTTATAACCTGGGACATACTATATCTCGACGGCAAACCACTTATTGAGTTGCCATTGATTGAAAGAAAATCCTACCTGAAAAAAGTATTTAAACAAAGCGAAATTGTGAAAATATCTGATTTTATATTTGAACACGGAAAAATCCTTTTTGAAGAAACGGGTAAAAAGGGTCTCGAAGGAGTTATGGCCAAAAAAGCTGATTCAAAATATTTGATAGGCAAAAGAAGCAGGCTTTGGCTAAAACTCAAGCACTTTATTGTATTAAATGCTGTTATTATTGGATACAGAACGGATAAGACTGCTCTTATTTTAGGACTTTATGATGATGAAAATAATCTGATACAGATCGGAAGCTGTGAATCCGGTCTATCTAATAAAGAACTATCGGCATTTTATGAAGTTATAGATAATATAAAAGTTTTAGATGATTATTACAAATATAAAGAAAAAAATGTACAGTGGTTAAAACCAATACTTACATGCAAAGTCAGGTTTATGGAATGGTCTGAAAATATGAAGATGAGAGCTCCTTCTTTCATTCAATTTGAGCATAATGTCAGGCCTGAAGAATGCAGATTTGAATAAAACATACCATAAAAAAATAATTAAAAAGAATAATTTAGATTTTATGTTGTTTATGTGTAATGTAAAATATAAATACAAAGAATTGCAGAAATAAAATAACTATTCGGCTCCTACTCGATTATACTATATAAAAATTATATGGAAAATTATAAAAATTTTAATTGGAATATGAAGGATTTTAGGAATTTATGTGGAATATATTAAGTAAGTATGTAGACATATCCATTAGAAGGGGGTGATTTTAATGAAAAATATATTTACATATACGGGTAATCCTTTTGTAGATGCGGGTATAACTGCTATGCTAATATGGTTTGGGAAAGGTAAACCAGAAGAAATCGAAAAGAAAGATTTAGAGAAATTGATTGATGAGATAACTGATTTATACACCAAAGAAGGTTGGAATAAGATAATGTATTCTATTTTTCCTAATAGTAAGTTGACAAATCCCAGTGTGAAGGACAAAAAAGGTCAGTATGGTAGATTTTTAAATGAGTTGTTATCAGAAATTACTCCATTATCTACAGAAGGAAATTGTATTGCTTGTGGCAGGAGAAATTCAAAAAGGTATTTTACAAAAACTCAAGTTCCTCTAACAGGAACGAGTGATTTTGTAAATTTCTTTTCCCATGGAAGCGAAGGTGCAGACTATTGTTCTGCTTGTGCATTAGCTATTCAATTTTCTCCTCTTGTGTTTTATAAAGCCGGTAATTTAGTTTGTTTACAGTCAAATAATAAGGAAGTCGAGAAGATTTATGCTAATAAATGCAAGGCATTTATTGATATGCAAAAGGCGACAAAAAAATACACTGGGTGTAATGACGAAGGATATACAAATCCTATAAATGCTTTGTTTCATTTGGCTACAGATATTATATTAACCTATGATAGAAGGGACTGGCAAAAAGAAAATACAAATATAAGGCTTTACTATTTTACTAATTTTAATCGACCACCTATTGA
This is a stretch of genomic DNA from Aceticella autotrophica. It encodes these proteins:
- the ligD gene encoding non-homologous end-joining DNA ligase; amino-acid sequence: MSMMDERISPMLASSGEPFENPDWIYEIKWDGSRTIAFLSDKTRLQDRRLVDITYQFPDLSLLHKHIKAREAILDGELIVLKNGKPSYKSIMSRKYQQNLIKINLLSKTMPAVFITWDILYLDGKPLIELPLIERKSYLKKVFKQSEIVKISDFIFEHGKILFEETGKKGLEGVMAKKADSKYLIGKRSRLWLKLKHFIVLNAVIIGYRTDKTALILGLYDDENNLIQIGSCESGLSNKELSAFYEVIDNIKVLDDYYKYKEKNVQWLKPILTCKVRFMEWSENMKMRAPSFIQFEHNVRPEECRFE
- the ypeB gene encoding germination protein YpeB; translation: MKKNISTVFMLLLLIVVAAWGYNQYMQKVSYHRYLQAQYDRSFYQLVDNVENIETSTGKLMVSSQNNTAVPILSDIWRQSFSGQEHLNQLPIGQPEIDNTSKFLVQIGDYTYSLTKKVADGEKLSKDDLNTLAELHNYAVYLGKNLQDLRKKIQGGYELGNLSKKGSKKMAEINNKILDVKMNTVNQQMSNYPTLIYDGPFSESQAKLTPKGITGFDVSYDHAVSIARKFLDKPIEKAIKYSPNNGKINAYGVELKTSNKMPSIYLNVSKKGGHVLWMMDQRAISKVNISKAQAINYAQKFLKKHGFKNMENTYSIKANGTEQFNFTPVVEGIRIYPDIVKVKVALDNGDIVGFDATPYYMSHTERKLEKPKLKENEAQEKVSKNLKVETSRLCLIPLESGKEVLAYEFKGTYGGDMFYVYINALNGREEKILKVIKTDQGNLTM
- a CDS encoding Ku protein, which produces MRSMWKGAISFGLVSIPIKLYTATEDHTIHFRQLHRDCKSPIKYEKICPICNRSVSDDEIVRGYEYEPGKFVIIDDEDLERIPMSTVKSIDIVDFTDMGQIDPIYYDKTYFIVPEDIGTKPYILLIDSMKATNRVAIAKVVIRSKQDLACIRVYNEKYMVMETMHFPDEIKSTTQLPPLREVSLHEDEMKMAKQLIDTLTSEFKPEKYDDNYRKSLIEIIESKIQNRNVEIHEKAPAADNVLDLVSALKASIESVKNENEEKPKRGRKRKGA
- the pckA gene encoding phosphoenolpyruvate carboxykinase (ATP) produces the protein MYNLEDINIINTKNIYYNLSVSRLIEEIIRRNEGILVDNGAININTGKYTGRSPKDKFIVDEPEVHNEIWWENNEAISIENFEKLYNRVTAYLQNRDLFIFDGFVGADPSYRLPIRLINEYAYQNLFGHQLFIRPTDEELKTHKAEFTIITVPGFNTIPGLDGVNSEAFIVISFTKKIIIIGSTQYAGEIKKSVFSVMNYLMVKHGIMPMHCSANVGKDKDTALFFGLSGTGKTTLSADSERFLIGDDEHGWSDNGIFNFEGGCYAKCINLSKEKEPQIWNAIKFGTILENVVYDDNTRKLDYSSKAITENTRAAYPIDYIPGAVLSGIGGHPKTIVFLTADAFGVLPPISRLSKEQAMYYFISGYTSKLAGTERGITIPEATFSACFAAPFLPLHPMVYAKLLGEKIDKYNSKVYLINTGWSGGPYGIGKRIDLAYTRSMVSAALRGDLNNVKYIKDPVFNLSIPKSCPNVPYEILNPINTWKDKEAYNLQAKNLARKFFENINSYNIIPEEIKNAGPKA
- a CDS encoding small, acid-soluble spore protein, alpha/beta type, translating into MSRRHNLMSEELKAELAKELGVYDTVKTEGWGSVSSRNCGNLVRLAIEKAEKSMVQNKKS
- the cas8a1 gene encoding type I-B CRISPR-associated protein Cas8b1/Cst1; translated protein: MKNIFTYTGNPFVDAGITAMLIWFGKGKPEEIEKKDLEKLIDEITDLYTKEGWNKIMYSIFPNSKLTNPSVKDKKGQYGRFLNELLSEITPLSTEGNCIACGRRNSKRYFTKTQVPLTGTSDFVNFFSHGSEGADYCSACALAIQFSPLVFYKAGNLVCLQSNNKEVEKIYANKCKAFIDMQKATKKYTGCNDEGYTNPINALFHLATDIILTYDRRDWQKENTNIRLYYFTNFNRPPIDNLSIYDMPDKIFKFLAYALQHEEKDNWKKIIKRGYISSKKVDLEDEEKYKNLRNDVYERLLRGQSILGYFIDTSERKTLVGWSFLEYYMKGVRGLEEKRLETIKRVSDDIAQLIKMKGNVRRLTQLETSKTYGDFRNVLRLIIKDRISAGLEKPLFTIDEYEKYLFPEGNLSWKETQDLIIFRLYEQLHNWLVDNKKEIKENLIESDEIESEEKDKEELIYE